CGGCCGGCCGACGGGCCGACGTACATCACCGCGAGGTCCATCCGGCCGTGGGCGAAGAGCTCGTCGACGTACCCGCTCATCGACTCGAAGAGCTCCAGCCGCACGCCGGGGCAGTGGGCGCGGGTCCAGCGGAAGAGCGGTGCGGCCAGGTGGGCCGCGGCCCCGCTCGGCAGCCCGACCGAGACCAGGCCCCGGACCTGGTCGAGCTCGGCGGCCGCCGACGCGAGGTGGTCGAACTGCCGCACCAGCCGGTGGGCGTCCCGGTAGAACTCCAGCCCCGCCTGCGTGGGCCGTACGCCGCGGGGTCCGCGCTCCACCAGCTGCACCCCCAGCTCCCGCTCGAGCTGGGTCATCCGCTGGCTCAGCGCCGGCTGCGAGACCCGGAGCCCATCGGCGGCGCGGGACAGGCTGCCGGCGTCGACGATGGCGATCAGGTAGCGCAGCTGGAGGACGTCCACGGCCCGATCCTCGCTCAGACCACGTGGTCGGCGGCGAGCGCGTCGATCTCGTCGCGCCCGAGCCCGAGCTCGCCGAGGATCGCGCGGGTGTGCTCGCCGAGGGCCGGGACCGGGTCCATCCGGGGCGTGTCGTCCACGACGCCGGGCGGCGCCAGGGCCCGGACCTCGCCGCCGGGGGTGGCGACCCGGTGCCAGCGGTCCCGGGCCGCGAGCTGGGGGTGGTCCCACACGTCCTGCATGGTGCTGACCCGCGCGTGGGCCACCGGGACCGCGGCGAGCGCCGTCGCGGCGCCCTCACCGGTGAGCTCGGCGAAGCGGGCGGCGATGATGCGCCCGAGCGACTCGCGGTGGTCGTTGCGGGCCGCGTTGGTGGCGTACTCCTCACGGTCCGCGAGGGTCACGTCGCCGAGGAAGCGCTCGCAGAACCTGCGCCACTCGCGCTCGTTCTGGATCGCCATCATCACCGTCACGCCGTCGCCGGCGACGAACGGGCCGTAGGGGTAGATCGTGGCGTGGGCCGCGCCGGCGCGCGGTGGCGGCGGCGCGCCGTCGTAGGCGTAGTAGAGCGGGAAGCCCATCCACTCCACGGTTGCCTCGAGCATCGAGACGTCGAGGCGCGCGCCCCGGCCGGTGCGCGCCCGCTCGATGAGGGCCGCCAGGATCGAGCTGTAGGCGTACATCCCCGCGGCGATGTCGGAGACCGAGATCCCGACCTTGGCGACCTCGTCCTCGGTGCCGGTCACCGAGAGGACGCCGGCCTCGGCCTGCACCATCAGGTCGTACGCCTTCATCGACTCGTAGGGCCCGCCGAGCCCGTAGCCGGAGATGTCGCAGACCACCAGCCCGGGGTTGGCGGCCTGGAGCTCCTCGGCCCCGAGGCCTGCCCTGGCCGCCGCGCCGGGGGCGAGGTTCTGGAGGAACACGTCGGCCGTGGCGAGCAGCTGCCGGAGCACCGCCAGCCCGCGTGGGTCCTTGATGTCGAGGGTGAGCGACTCCTTGCTCCGGTTGGTCCACACGAAGTGGGAGCTCTGCCCCTCGACCCGAGTGTCGTAGCTGCGGGCGAAGTCCCCCACGAGTGGCCGCTCGACCTTGATGACGCGGGCGCCGAGGTCGGCGAGCTGGCGACTGGCGTACGGTGCCGCGATCGCCTGCTCGAGCGACACGACGGTGATGCCCTGCAGTGGCTGCATCCTTCTCCCTCCCTCCGGCCGGCCCCGCTCAGACGACGAAGCTCAGGCCGATGATCAACGGCAGCGCGATCACCGACGCCAACGCCGTCACGAACGTCAGCGCCTTGAGGGCGCCACGCGTGGAGACCCCCAGCAACGTCTGGAACATCCAGAAGAAGTTGCTGTTGACCTGCAGCGCGAACAGCGCGCCGGCACCGATGGCGAGCCCGATGATCACGGTGGGAGCGTCGAGCTGGCCCATGATCGGGCCGATGATCCCGGCGGCCGTGATGGCGGCGACCGAGATCGACCCGATGGCCAGGTGCAGGACCGCGGCGATCAGCCACGCCAGCAGGATGCTGACGACCACGGGGGCGCCCGCCTCGGCCGAGAAGAGGTCGCCCAGCACCTGCTCGAGGTCGGTCGCGGCGATCACCGCGCCGAGCGAGCCGCCGACGCCGGTGATCAGCAGGATCTGGCCGGTGGTGTCGAAGCCCTTGCTCATCGCCTCGTCGGTCAGGGTGTTGCCGATGCTGGTCTTGGCGAGGGCGTAGGCGCCGACCAGGCCGAGGAAGAGCGCCAGCACCGGGTTGCCGAGGAAGGCGATGAACGGCGTCGAGAAGCCGGCGGCCTCGGCGATCGCGCCGAAGGCGATCAGCGCGAGCGGCACCAGCACCGGGAGCAGCGAGACGAAGAGGGACGGCACGGAGCGGTGACCGCCTCCGGCGAGCTCCTCGGCGTGCTCGTCCGCCAGCGCCTCGGCCTCCAGCAGCGCCTCGGAGGCGTGCTCGTCACCCTCGGGGTTCCAGAAGCCGAGCTTGAGCAGCTGGCTGTAGACGAAGACGGTGAGCACCGCTGTCAGCGGACCGATCAGCAGGCCGAAGCCGAGCATGGTGGCGAGCGGGATGTCCAGCAGGCCCGCGATGGAGATGGTGCCCAGACCGGGGACCACGAAGACGTACCCCACCAGGATGCCGGCGGTGATCGCGCCGCCCATCAGGCCCAGGCCGTTGCGGCCGAGCTGCGGCGCGGCCGAGCGGGCCAGCGGGGAGGCCAGCACCAGCTGGACGTCGACGTAGATCGACGGGAAGAGCGTCGTCATGACCGCGGCCATGGCGTACGGCAGGCGGGTCGCACCGAGCACCGTGAGCAGCAGCCGGACCAGCCGTTGCAGCGCCTGCATGGCGAACAGCAACGACCCCATGAGGACGCCGAAGCCGATCAGCAGGCCCACCTCGGCCATGATCCCGCCGAACCCGTCGACGATCGCCGTCACGGTTCCCTCGAACCCCAGCCCGGCGGCCAGGCCGAGGTAGAGCGAGCCGGTGACCAGCGAGATCACGGGGTCGACCTTGAGCACGATGATCAGGAGGACGACGGCCAGGATGGCGATCGTGGCGTGCAGGACGATCAAGACGTGCTCCTCGGCTGGGGGGGGTCGGGCGTGTGAAGGCAATCACAACGTCGACCACGAGGAGAACCCGCGATCAGGCGATCCAGCCATCAGTGGCGCTTATGGCTGAGCCTGCTGCTCAGGCGGGGACGCGCTCCGTCAGGGCGAGCTCGGCCAGGGCCCGGGCGTGGGCCTCGGCGGAGTCGACGACCGGCAGCGGGCTGTCGTCCGGACCGACCAGCAGGCCGATCTCGGTGCAGGCCAGCACCACGGCCTGGGCGCCGCGCTGCGCCAACCGGTCGATGACGCCGACGTACGCGGCGCGGGACTCCGCGGCGACCACGCCCCGGGTCAGCTCGTCGAACACGACGCGGTCGACCAGGGTCCGGTCGTCCGCCTCGGGGACCATCGCAGTGATGCCGTGGCGGGCGAGCCGCTCGGCGTAGAACGGCTCCTCCATCACCCAGCGGGCACCGAGGATGCCGAGCCGGTCCCAGCCGTGCGCGGCAGCGACGCCGGCGACGGCGTCGGCGATGTGGAGGAGGGGCACGTCGACGGACGCCTCGACCGCGGGGGCGACCTTGTGCATCAGGTTCGTGCAGATCGCGACGACGTCGGCCCCACCGGCGACGCAGCCGGCGGCGGCGCGGCTGAGCAGGTCCCCCGCGCCCGCCCAGTCGTCCTCGACCTGGCACTGCCGGACGGCCGCGAAGTCGAGCGACTGCAGGGCGATCTGCGCCGAGGAGTGGCCGCCGAGCCGCTGCGCCACGGTCTCGTTGATGATCCGGTAGTAGCTCGCGGTCGAGTGCCAGCTCATGCCGCCGATGAGTCCGATCGTCTTCACCACCCCATGGTCACCCAGGACGACGGTCCAAGGAACACCCCTTCTGCTTCGTCGAGCCATAAGCCACACTTGGAGGTGTGGACCCTCGTCGCGTGCTCGTGTTCCGGACCGTCGCCCGGGCCGGCTCGCTTAGCGCCGCGGCACGGGAGCTCGGCTGGACCCAGCCGGCCGTCAGCCAGCAGCTGCAGCGGCTCGAGCACGAGGTCGGCGGACCGCTGGTGCTGCGCAGCACCCGGGGCGTCACGCTCACCGATGCCGGCCGGCTGCTGCTCGGTCGCGCCGACGCGCTCGCGGGCGAGCTCCACATGGCGGGGGAGGAGCTCGCCGCGCTGGCGCAGCTGCGCGGCGGACGCGTACGTCTGGTGTCCTACCCCTCGGCGGTGGCGACGATCGTGCCGGAGGCACTCCGGCTGTTCCGGGCCGGCCACCCGGCCGTGGACGTGTCGCTCGCCGAGGCGGAGCCGCCCGAGGCGGCCACGGCGGTGCGCGAGGGCACGGCCGACCTCGCTCTGGTCTTCGCCTACGACGGCGCGCCGGCGGACGACGGTGCGCTGACCTGGCTGCCGCTGACCCGGGAGCCGGTCGAGCTGGTCCTCCCGCCGGACCACCCCGCGGCCTCCCGCTCCCGCCTCTCCCTGGCCTCGCTCGCCGACGACACCTGGATCGCCGGCTGCCCGCGCTGCAGCCAGCACCTCGTGGAGCGGTGCCGCGAGGCCGGCTTCGAGCCGCGCGTCACCCACGCCACCGACGACTACGTCGCCGTGCAGGCGCTGGTTGCCGCCGGGCTCGGCGTGACGATGCTGCCGCAGTCGGCGCTCACGGCCTTCCGCCACCCCGAGGTGGTGGTGCGTTCCTCGCGGACCCTCGGCAGCCGGCACGTCGGCCTCGCCTACCGGCCGGGCGCCGAGCAGGTCCCGGCGACCGCCGCGCTCATGGAGCAGCTGATCCGGACCACCGCGCGGCGCTGAGCCTCGAGAACTGCCGGTGTCGCGGGGGTCCCAGCAGGTCTACGCTGATCGGCAGTCGCTGCCCGCGGGAGGGTGGCCGTCGGCCCCCCGGCCCCCCGGGCCCACTCCGAGGGGGAACCACCATGCCGGTCGCCAAGCGTCGAGGACCTGAACGTCACGGACGCGAGCACTTCTTCATCGAGGGCGAGGGGCTGGTCGGCGATCCGGCCACCGTGCCCGAGACCGCCCCGGTCGACGACGGCGCGCGGACTGCCGCGGCCGCCCGGGCCGAGGACTTCCGCTTCTCACGCCTCGGCCCGCGGGGGAGCAAGCTCCCCGAGGGGCTGCTCCGCAAGGTCGCCACGGCGATGGCCACGAGGGACGACGGGGGCAACGGCACGATCGCGGCCGGCTACACCTACCTCGGGCAGTTCGTCGACCACGACCTCACCTTCGACCAGACGACGGTCGCGCTCGGCGACTCGGTCGCGCCGGCCGACCTGCTCCAGGGCCGATCACCCAGCCTCGACCTCGACAGCATGTACGGCTTCGGTCCCGCCGACCCGGTCTCCGCGGAGTTCTACCGCGACGACCGCCACCTCGCCGTCGGGAGGACGGTCCGGCTCGGGCCCGCGCCGCTCCAGGCCCGCCGCGAGTACGACCTGCCGCGCCTCGGGGACGGCAGCGACGACGAGGAGAACCGACGTCGCGCCGTGATCCCCGACTTCCGCAACGACGAGAACCTCGCGGTCGCGCAGACCCACCTGGCGTTCACCCGCTTCCACAACCGGGTCGTCGACGGCCTGGACGCCTCGGTGCCGGCCAACCAGCGCTTCCGCCGCGCCCGCCGGCAGGTCGTCCTCCACTACCAGTGGATGCTGCGCACCGACTACCTCCCCAAGATCTGCGACAGCACGGTCGTCACGGACGTCTTCAGCAACGGCCGCAAGCTGTTCGAGGTCGGGGCCGACCCGTTGAGCGTGCCGACGATGCCGGTGGAGTTCTCGGTGGCGGCGTTCCGCTTCGGGCACTCGATGGTGCGGGGCGCGTACGACTGGAACGCGGAGTTCCCCAACGGTCAGGGCGACCTGTTCTTCCTGTTCGACTTCTCCGGCACCTCGGGCTTCCTGGGCGGCGGCCCGCTGGCGCTGCCGAGCAACTGGATCGCCGACTGGCGACGGCTCTACCGCTTCTCGAGCATCGGTCGCGGCGACCTGAAGCCGCCGGCGGGCGAGTTCAACCTCGCGCGCCGGATCGACACGCTGCTCACCCCGCCGCTCGCCGCGCTGCCCAGCGGCGCCTTCGGCGGGAAGCGCGACGGGTTCGGGGCGATGGCCGCCCACCTGGCCTTCCGCAACCTGGTGCGGGCCAACATGGTCCGGCTCGCGAGTGGCCAGGACATGGTCAGGCTGCTGCGTCGCAAGGGG
This genomic interval from Nocardioides euryhalodurans contains the following:
- a CDS encoding aspartate/glutamate racemase family protein → MKTIGLIGGMSWHSTASYYRIINETVAQRLGGHSSAQIALQSLDFAAVRQCQVEDDWAGAGDLLSRAAAGCVAGGADVVAICTNLMHKVAPAVEASVDVPLLHIADAVAGVAAAHGWDRLGILGARWVMEEPFYAERLARHGITAMVPEADDRTLVDRVVFDELTRGVVAAESRAAYVGVIDRLAQRGAQAVVLACTEIGLLVGPDDSPLPVVDSAEAHARALAELALTERVPA
- a CDS encoding LysR family transcriptional regulator; amino-acid sequence: MDPRRVLVFRTVARAGSLSAAARELGWTQPAVSQQLQRLEHEVGGPLVLRSTRGVTLTDAGRLLLGRADALAGELHMAGEELAALAQLRGGRVRLVSYPSAVATIVPEALRLFRAGHPAVDVSLAEAEPPEAATAVREGTADLALVFAYDGAPADDGALTWLPLTREPVELVLPPDHPAASRSRLSLASLADDTWIAGCPRCSQHLVERCREAGFEPRVTHATDDYVAVQALVAAGLGVTMLPQSALTAFRHPEVVVRSSRTLGSRHVGLAYRPGAEQVPATAALMEQLIRTTARR
- a CDS encoding CaiB/BaiF CoA transferase family protein, producing MQPLQGITVVSLEQAIAAPYASRQLADLGARVIKVERPLVGDFARSYDTRVEGQSSHFVWTNRSKESLTLDIKDPRGLAVLRQLLATADVFLQNLAPGAAARAGLGAEELQAANPGLVVCDISGYGLGGPYESMKAYDLMVQAEAGVLSVTGTEDEVAKVGISVSDIAAGMYAYSSILAALIERARTGRGARLDVSMLEATVEWMGFPLYYAYDGAPPPPRAGAAHATIYPYGPFVAGDGVTVMMAIQNEREWRRFCERFLGDVTLADREEYATNAARNDHRESLGRIIAARFAELTGEGAATALAAVPVAHARVSTMQDVWDHPQLAARDRWHRVATPGGEVRALAPPGVVDDTPRMDPVPALGEHTRAILGELGLGRDEIDALAADHVV
- a CDS encoding GntP family permease; this translates as MIVLHATIAILAVVLLIIVLKVDPVISLVTGSLYLGLAAGLGFEGTVTAIVDGFGGIMAEVGLLIGFGVLMGSLLFAMQALQRLVRLLLTVLGATRLPYAMAAVMTTLFPSIYVDVQLVLASPLARSAAPQLGRNGLGLMGGAITAGILVGYVFVVPGLGTISIAGLLDIPLATMLGFGLLIGPLTAVLTVFVYSQLLKLGFWNPEGDEHASEALLEAEALADEHAEELAGGGHRSVPSLFVSLLPVLVPLALIAFGAIAEAAGFSTPFIAFLGNPVLALFLGLVGAYALAKTSIGNTLTDEAMSKGFDTTGQILLITGVGGSLGAVIAATDLEQVLGDLFSAEAGAPVVVSILLAWLIAAVLHLAIGSISVAAITAAGIIGPIMGQLDAPTVIIGLAIGAGALFALQVNSNFFWMFQTLLGVSTRGALKALTFVTALASVIALPLIIGLSFVV
- a CDS encoding peroxidase family protein translates to MPVAKRRGPERHGREHFFIEGEGLVGDPATVPETAPVDDGARTAAAARAEDFRFSRLGPRGSKLPEGLLRKVATAMATRDDGGNGTIAAGYTYLGQFVDHDLTFDQTTVALGDSVAPADLLQGRSPSLDLDSMYGFGPADPVSAEFYRDDRHLAVGRTVRLGPAPLQARREYDLPRLGDGSDDEENRRRAVIPDFRNDENLAVAQTHLAFTRFHNRVVDGLDASVPANQRFRRARRQVVLHYQWMLRTDYLPKICDSTVVTDVFSNGRKLFEVGADPLSVPTMPVEFSVAAFRFGHSMVRGAYDWNAEFPNGQGDLFFLFDFSGTSGFLGGGPLALPSNWIADWRRLYRFSSIGRGDLKPPAGEFNLARRIDTLLTPPLAALPSGAFGGKRDGFGAMAAHLAFRNLVRANMVRLASGQDMVRLLRRKGVPVTALTKAQILGSGGDGASLDSLTAAEKDRFAKETPLWFYVLREAELNGGKLSGVGARIVAETFHRAMEGSRHSIVRHPDWRPTLGGKPGRFTMMDLLLVAYDDDKAVLAPLGD